GGCCAGTGATTTAGCTAAAGAAGCGGTAAATCAAGATAAAAAGCTTATTGATTTTATCAAAGAAAAAGATATAATCAGCAACTCAAAATTAGATAAAATACTAAAGTTAGAAAACATGACATCTCCAGGTAATAATCTGTCAGAGTAAAAATCTCTGTTCTGAATTAATTGAGACAGTTTTGTTAGTTTGAAATAGATTTTTTTTATTTTTTAATTCACATCATTAATAAGAGGAGATGTATTTCTATGCTTTACTTGACAATTAAAACAATAATTTCTGCAGTTATTATTGTAGCTGTATCAGAAATTGCTAAAAGGAGTTCTTTATTTGGAGCTATTTTAGCTTCTTTACCGCTTGTTTCATATTTAGGTATTATTTGGCTTTATATTGACACTGGTAGTAAAAATCAGGTGGCTCAATTATCAAAAAGTGTTTTCTGGATGGTAATTCCTTCTCTTTCATTTTTTATAATTTTACCAGTATTATTGAAAACTGAAATAAATTTTTATCTGTCATTATTAATTGCAACAGCAATAATGGTTGCTGTATATTTTGCAATGATATTTATACTGCAGAGAGTGGGAATTAATATCTAATGTTTGTCCATATCCTTAACCCTAAAATATTTGATATTAAAAATTTGCTATGATATAATTAATGATAATGATAATCGTTATTATTCCGAGAATTATTTTAAATAATGTGAGATCAAAAATAATTAAAAGAGGTGTTAATAATGAAAGCAATTGTTATTAATCAATATGGAGACAAAAATGAATTAAAAGAAGAAGAATTAGAGAGACCAGAACCGGAAGCTGATGAAGTGTTAATTGAAATACATGCAGCAGCTGTTAATCCTATAGACTGGAAGTTAAGATATGGATATTTAGAAGATAAATTTGCATTTGATTTTCCTATTGTTTTAGGCTGGGATGCAGCTGGAATAGTAACAGAAGTTGGGAAAGATGTAAGTTCCTTTAAGGAAGGGGAGCGTGTTTTTGTTCGCCCTGAACTCACCAATCGAGGTACTTATGCTGAGTATACTACAGCAAAATCGGATTTAGTAGCCAAAATTCCAGAAAACATTAGTTTCGAAGAAGCGGCAGCTGTACCACTTGCTGGACTAACTGCTTATCAGTGTCTTGTAGATGTTGGCAAATTGGAGTCAGGCAATAAAGTCCTGATTCACGCTGGTGCTGGTGGTGTCGGTAGTTTTGGAATTCAAATAGCCAAAAATATGGGGGCTTATGTGGCGACTACAGGCAGTACTAAGAACGTTGAATTTTTAGAATCCTTAGGCGCTGATGAGGTCATTGATTATACAAAAGATGACTTCTCACAGATATTAGAGGATTATGATCTGGTTATTGACACCCTTGGTGGAGAAATACAAGATAAAAGTTTAAATATATTGAAAAAAGGTGGAAAATTGGTCTCAATTGTTGGAGAACCTGATCAAGAAAAAGCAGATGAACTTGAGATTAATGCTCAATCACATTGGTTAATTCCTGATGGTGAAGAACTTGCAAATCTAGCTGAAATGATGAAAAATCAAAATTTAAAGCCTGTTGTAGGAACAGTCTTTCCTTTTTCAGAACAGGGTTTAAAAGATGCGCATGAGTTGAGTGAAACCCATCATGCAAGAGGAAAAATCGTCATTAAAGTACGTTCCTAAAGGGCTTATACCGGATATTGCAATTTATTGTTAGCTTCTGGACAGTCTATTAATAGACTGTCTGGAGGTGTTTTTTATTTGAAAATAAATAGAAATATTATGGGAGGTAATTACTATGGCTGAATTAATGTCAGGAAAAAAAGGAATAATTATGGGGGTAGCAAATAAAAAATCAATTGCCTGGGAGACAGCAGAGAGATTAAAAGCAGAGGGAGCAGAACTTACTTTTACCTATCAAAATGAAAAAATTGGAGAAAAGGTTATCCCTTTATTTAAAGAAATTGGAGCTAAAAGCTATCATAAATTAGATATCACAGATGATCAGGAATTCGAAGAAGTCTTTGAAAAAATTGGCGAAGAATTTGGAGGTCAATTTGATTTTATTGTCCACGCAATTGCAGGTGGCCCCAGTAAAGAAGATCTAAAAGGGAAATATATGGATACTAATCGCAGTAGTTTTCTGCGCAGTATGGAAATAAGTGTTTACTCCTATGTTAAAGCCCTCCAGCTGGCTTATCCGTTTATGAAAGAAAAGGGAGGAGCAGCAGTTACTCTGACATACTACGGTGGAGAAAAAGTGATTCCTAATTATAATGTTATGGGAGTTGCCAAAGCCGCCCTGGAATCTTCAGTTCAATATCTGGCTGCAGATCTTGGTCAGGATAACATTAGAGTTAATGCCCTGTCACCGGGTCCGATTTTAACCAGAGCTGCCAGTGGTATTTCTGATTTTAGAGGCTTAATGAAAAATTTCAAAGAGAAATCTCCCATGAGAAGATTGGTTGAACAGGAAGAAGTTGCTGCAAGTGCTCTTTATCTACTTAGTGGTTTATCAAGCATGGTAACAGGAGAGGTTCTTCATGTAGACGGCGGTTATCACATTCAGGGTTAGTCATTTTAAAATTATTAGTTTGTGAAAATTATA
Above is a window of Halanaerobium saccharolyticum subsp. saccharolyticum DSM 6643 DNA encoding:
- a CDS encoding NADP-dependent oxidoreductase: MKAIVINQYGDKNELKEEELERPEPEADEVLIEIHAAAVNPIDWKLRYGYLEDKFAFDFPIVLGWDAAGIVTEVGKDVSSFKEGERVFVRPELTNRGTYAEYTTAKSDLVAKIPENISFEEAAAVPLAGLTAYQCLVDVGKLESGNKVLIHAGAGGVGSFGIQIAKNMGAYVATTGSTKNVEFLESLGADEVIDYTKDDFSQILEDYDLVIDTLGGEIQDKSLNILKKGGKLVSIVGEPDQEKADELEINAQSHWLIPDGEELANLAEMMKNQNLKPVVGTVFPFSEQGLKDAHELSETHHARGKIVIKVRS
- a CDS encoding DUF3147 family protein gives rise to the protein MLYLTIKTIISAVIIVAVSEIAKRSSLFGAILASLPLVSYLGIIWLYIDTGSKNQVAQLSKSVFWMVIPSLSFFIILPVLLKTEINFYLSLLIATAIMVAVYFAMIFILQRVGINI
- a CDS encoding enoyl-ACP reductase FabI; amino-acid sequence: MAELMSGKKGIIMGVANKKSIAWETAERLKAEGAELTFTYQNEKIGEKVIPLFKEIGAKSYHKLDITDDQEFEEVFEKIGEEFGGQFDFIVHAIAGGPSKEDLKGKYMDTNRSSFLRSMEISVYSYVKALQLAYPFMKEKGGAAVTLTYYGGEKVIPNYNVMGVAKAALESSVQYLAADLGQDNIRVNALSPGPILTRAASGISDFRGLMKNFKEKSPMRRLVEQEEVAASALYLLSGLSSMVTGEVLHVDGGYHIQG